aatagtagTTCCACGTAAATACCCCCTTATACGTAACAATCAATTAAGCATGAAGCCAATTAGCAGAGTTATGCAACATTATATTAACGTCAATTTTGCTTAACACAAAATTCAATGATGgatatctaataataatttattatttcacttaATGGCGAGTTAACGAAATATAATTACTAAAGCGTATCCAAAATGTAGTTACTTGTTACGATATTTAGTAAGTAAAATAATCGTctatataaattctattttttaaatgatgTTCACAACAATATGAATTTGAATGAATCTTCGTCGATTACAGATTTTTATTTGAGCCTGCGATCTCAAAacgattgtaaataaattattcagttacaaaataattatatactaatagaatataatatatgtaattacgaataaatgaaatagaatttaaaaaatcgagATATATATCTTCCAGGTCACATGATGTTACAGAGAGTTAATAATTGCAAAACGTTGGTTTCCAAGGAAAATCGTACATAAATTTCTCATCCAGATACAATCTTTCTGATTCATAATATCTGCGAGCCAGCTAAAGTTTCCCTACCTGTTAAAGGAACGATTCCTATTAGAATGCGAACTGAATACGTCGTATCATTATGAAAGAACAGAATTACGCTATCTATTACAACCATCAGAGCATCTAATGTATCTCGCTTTTTTTCTTGCTTTTCAATGAATTTCTTAACGAGCAAAACGCTTTAATGAGATCTACGTTATCGTAAGAATCCTGACGTATAGGCGAAAAAATAGATATGAAGTGAGAGGTAGTATCTTAGGAAGGAATTTAACCTTAAATACATCAAATCAATGGTGAAAGGTGGCGGTATATATCGTGATTCCAAGATGTAGGGCGATAAATGGCACTGGCCCAATTCACCACATTCGGAACACTCTCAATGCATGAACCCCATTTGTTTGGGAAGTGTTACCAATTTCTTCTACGTGGGAACATCTCTTATGATCAGTCTTCGAtcgtttaaaattgaaaattatatagaaaatacgtGACACAAATTTTTCGCAATATATTATGATAATGTATGATAGAAAAGATTTTGTATGACATGTCACAATTACATTGGTGATGCTTCAAACAAATACGAAAATGTTCATagaagttgcaagatatttatcgCAAACGTACACTTCACAAAAGTcatcaaattatttaaacagtcaataatattcgttatattataaatagactgcggatgtttatgcaattttatatttttactaatatgattctaatatataatacattgtaatacaacatatttataatatgaagaaaaagaaactaaaaacagatttttattttaccCTCTAAATATCATAACGAGTACTTTACTTTAAGTAttccatatatttttgcatccgtgcattatacataaattacataaatacataaatatctacAATCTGTTAAATAAGGATCATTATTTTATAGAATCATTCACCCTATCGTTTATTTCTCCTGCATATGTTCCccaattattagaaaattaattcacGTTAGCTCACTATTTGTTAATATTGTAAAAACGTTAAGTTGCTCTTAAGCAGCAATCGACTGTGAAGATTCATCAGAAGTCAATGACCAACGTAATCACGAATGTACTTTCACACTGCTCCAGATATGAAAGAGGAAAATGAGAATAACTGACATAGACCATTAGCGACAtatcttataataaataaaaagatcatTACAAAGTAATTTAATGAAACCTTTTGAATATCATCAATTTTAGATTTGATTCTTTTAACTTATCTTGTGAAATTATTCgtgtataaaattttttactaaactcagaaattgtttcttttattgaaaacattgttttttcattttcataattacaatatatcactaattttaataacttgtttttgttaattttatgaTCTAAACCTTCTAATGTAAGAATTATTGTATTACATCTAATGTTAAAATtgcattattttaaaaaaagttatttaatttagaagaagtaatttagtaacaaaaaatattggttaaataatacaaatgtattattattatgtatgtttataaaaattttaattataaagtttatatatcgaaatatattctattattttcaaaaagaaataggaataggaaataatatttctaaaaatgttgTACAAAAATGGAATATTAcactcgaaaaaaaaaaaaaataccaaatacttaaaacaaataaatttatattcaagaaaAGATATCATTTCCTATTACAAGTTTTGGAAAAATCTTTAAACGAGAGAAGATATGCAAAGCCAGAATCCGCATTGAGATAGTTCAAATGGAGGACCCTACCCAGTTTCATATCCTGCAATCGATACTGACCGAAATATTGAAGAGTCGGTGGTTTAGAGGAAAGACACTTTcaatatactataataaattatatcgaaaaatatatacgttgtaatagaaataaaattttttgaatatattatactatttaaccttatccatataatatttaaaactgatatatgtacattgtacatactTGCATATGTTCGTATCACAATCGCgcgttttaaattttttaagttcGAATACAATTTACTcggcatacatatgtatacgtatcATAAACATGATCGTAATTCCATTTAACGTACTAATTTAAGAGAATTTACATTCACTTCAAAAAATTATGTCATACGAGACAACTTCTGTCATattcaaaaagtaaaattatttaaccAATTGAAAAATAGATgttaaagagaaaagaaagaaagaaaaaggaaaaaagtgaagaaatgaaaatgaagagTTTTGTTAGTTGACCATAGGAAAGGTAGACCCTGGATGCATTACGCATGCACCTTAACCTTTTGTAAACACCTCTTTACCAGAAACTATATTCGGAAATCatattgtaatttgtaatacacTCGTGTTTACTCACACAAATAAAATTCCGTGTGGCCCTATGCCTGGCCTGTTGTATAGCTGTCTCAAAAACactggaaaaaataaattgtccTTTTTCATACCAAAAACTTGTCACAAATGTCATCGGATCTTGGCCAAAATAGATATCTTTCTTTGCTTGATGTCGAACGAGTAGATACCATACGAAGATTACAAACGACACATATTGAAAGCTAAGAGACTACTATTCATtgtttatgtataaaaaaaatcatCATATCTTAACCACATTCGACCATCGTCTCCAAGTCCTCCTGAGTCACGTTTTCATAAAACGCAACACTGAATCTATAAATTCATCGATTATCACATTCAAAACTAATCAATTGTTTAAACATaagtaattgaaaaaaaaaagcttttttacatttatatgtaAGTACTACCGAATAGGTAGAATTACtcttatttctaaaaaatttgattaatcTTCTACTTGAATTTTTTACGAAGATAACATTAGGTTTTAAAAGATGAAATTTGAGATATTACTGAGAATAACAAACTCACCTCTTTTCGTAGAGTCGAATCTCTCAGGTAGATTGCGTGAAATCGTGGTATGCATCACAAAACTTAACACTGACACCTACGAATGACAACGTGCCGATCGCGTGACGCGAGGATACGACTTGTATCCTCGATACACGGTACGTAACAGAACTACTACACCACCTGTCACTCAGCATAGCATATTCGATAGTATGAAACATGCGTCGTGATGTCATACACACCCCACCAAACGGCAAACACCAATGAGCATATAACAGACAGAATTTCGCATGATATCATACTCTCTTCAGCGCCCTCTGTGTAGATTACCGGGAACATtgatttagaaaatttatttgaactTACATAATAAGAAATTGCTCAAatcttaaatatatatgtaagatTATTTATATAACACAAGAATTACAACAattacatacatacaatatatgtaaatgtattaCACTAAAATAGAtggattaatatttttttaaagctGTTCGGTACTTGAATGATTATTTCATATCttatataacaaaatagaaaatttgtattattttctattatatagaAAGTATTAGAACTTGTTATTAATTTGTACATTAAGTAAGTTATAGACAAAGGATAATTGTATCAATGGGGAACTTAATAATCTTAGCATgatctttgtttaattattgttttattaattattaattgatgtGCACTTACTATCTGCTTGCATTTACATACTACACAAGAAAGTAATGATATTCTCACATCATTTTATTCTctattaacatataataattatttgcatAATATTACGAATTGATACATAAgcataacaaaatataaattttgttacaaatatagatcaattatattttacaattatacatTATTCACAATTAAGAAAACTTATGTACCTGTATCTATAATAcgttttgtataaataaaaacttTAAATACTTTCAAGTTTTGGGTTTGATACATTATCATCTGAGTTTGTATCCTTGATTTGGGCTTTATGAGTTTCTACATACATAAGTTTCCTAAATTCTCTTCTTTCACTTCTTGATTGTATTTCATCGTATGTACAATAAAGTGCACCAGTAATTCCTATTACACCGTAAGTAATTACCCCTATTCGTGTAGACATTCTTGGATTACTAGTAAACAAAAATGCTATTAAACCACCAGCCATGCCACCAGAAATAGCAGATATCATAGCATTTCTTTGACAATGTGTTTTAATTATTGGTTCACCAAAGATGGTAAAGGgcatccttttttcttttccttcttcataATGATATGCAGCTTTTTCATCTCCCATGATGGTATATACTTTAAACGCTTATACGTCTTATTCAAATTCAATAACAAATGTGCATTTTATAAAACACGAATTATCATGTAATATGGCATTACCCTGAACGTGTTCTAATTCTACTATGTTTTGAAGTAAGGTATACCTATTGACCTCACTTTTCCTTAGAGTAAATACATCTTTCAGACAAAATTCattcaaagatttaagattATGAAATAAAACTAACTTCTGAAAGGCCGATTTGTTATGTTAGATCTATaagttaaaatatatacataaataacgttatgtctTACAATTATATCAACCGATTTCGACACTCACTAGGGAAAACTGTTCAAAGATTGAGTCGCGTCTAATCGTGAAAAATCACCATGGAAGACAACAAAATTCGCGATCTTGTAAGACAGACAGAGATACATAAAgtgtcttcttcttttcttccatgATGATTTTCGGAACTAGTCACAGCTCACTTTCCGGACGGTTTTCCCTAGACTGACggcttattaaaaaattttatttagcaGATTATCAAATCCTTATAGATACAAAAAatgtatgtattaaaaaatatatatcataattatattaaaaacttgttttatttatctaataatttattctataaaagatgtcaaaatttttagaaaacaaattttcgtgaaaatacgaatataataaaaattttaggattaaatcattaaaaaatatttttaagtaaaGCTAATGAATTTAGAGTATTTCTTAAAACataattaatgatataatagCGAATGAAAGatcatatttttgtattttataataaatagtataataCAATAGAAATATAGAGACATTTTGTGGGCAAAACAGTTGGCATTTCTATCTGAGGGCATATTGGATCTTTTTCATGCGGTACGGATATCGTCAAGGTATACATTTGAGTTACAGTTTAATTTTTAGCTAAAAACGAAGTTAAAATGAATTAGAAAATGT
This DNA window, taken from Bombus terrestris chromosome 3, iyBomTerr1.2, whole genome shotgun sequence, encodes the following:
- the LOC105666721 gene encoding uncharacterized protein LOC105666721, encoding MGDEKAAYHYEEGKEKRMPFTIFGEPIIKTHCQRNAMISAISGGMAGGLIAFLFTSNPRMSTRIGVITYGVIGITGALYCTYDEIQSRSERREFRKLMYVETHKAQIKDTNSDDNVSNPKLESI